A stretch of the Vigna radiata var. radiata cultivar VC1973A unplaced genomic scaffold, Vradiata_ver6 scaffold_43, whole genome shotgun sequence genome encodes the following:
- the LOC106752745 gene encoding phytohormone-binding protein: MTKELSDKIDVSVGLEALWQALSKDLAVTIVKVIPNIVKDATVVEGDGGIGTVFLFNFFSGVSPVSYQKEKITELDEISHEIGLQVVEGGFLEKGFSYFKTTFQLSAMAEEKTLVKVKISFDFESEMAESVQPVKSAESVLFFVRSLETYLLNDA; encoded by the exons ATGACGAAGGAATTGAGCGACAAAATCGATGTGAGTGTTGGGTTGGAAGCCCTGTGGCAAGCCTTGTCAAAGGATTTGGCAGTGACGATTGTAAAAGTTATTCCAAATATAGTGAAAGATGCGACAGTGGTGGAAGGTGATGGTGGGATAGGAACAGtctttctcttcaattttttctCCG GTGTGAGCCCAGTGAGTTACCAAAAGGAGAAGATCACAGAGCTTGATGAAATTTCTCATGAAATTGGGCTGCAGGTGGTTGAAGGAGGGTTTCTGGAGAAAGGCTTTTCATACTTTAAGACAACTTTTCAACTATCTGCAATGGCAGAGGAAAAGACTTTGGTGAAGGTGAAGATCTCTTTTGACTTTGAGTCTGAGATGGCAGAAAGTGTTCAACCTGTGAAGTCAGCAGAGTCTGTTTTATTCTTTGTGCGATCCCTGGAAACATATCTGTTGAATGATGCTTGA